The following are from one region of the Pseudorasbora parva isolate DD20220531a chromosome 12, ASM2467924v1, whole genome shotgun sequence genome:
- the ift56 gene encoding intraflagellar transport protein 56 isoform X2, whose product MLLSRMKPAVGGEASTGSNEKKKKNKTKKIPRLDDYLNQRDYLGALTLLEFQRNGGESAEHADLWIGYCAFHLGDHKRAMEEYKALTLRPECPEDVWVYLGCSLFFLGLYKEAEETAIKGPKSQLQNRLLFHLAHKFNDEKKLMGFHQNLEDVTEDQLSLASIHYMRSHYQEAIDIYKRILLQNRDFLALNVYVALCYYKLDYYDVSQEVLAVYLQSIPDSTIALNLKACNHFRLYNGKAAETELKNLIDISSSSFQFAKELIQHNLVVFRGGEGALQVLPPLIDVISEARLNLVIYYLRQDDIQEAYKLIKDLEPTTPQEYILKGVVNAALGQEIGSRDHLKIAQQFFQLVGGSASECDTIPGRQCMASCFFLLKQFEDVLIYLNSVKSYFYNDDTFSFNYAQAKAALGNYREAEEVFLLIQNEKIKNDYVYLSWLARCYIMNQKARQAWELYLRLETSSDPFSLLQLIANDCYKMGQFYYAAKAFDALERLDQNPEYWEGKRGACVGIFQLILAGREPRETLKEVLPMLRSTGNPQVEYIIRIMKKWAKDNRVAL is encoded by the exons ATG CTCTTGTCACGGATGAAACCAGCAGTGGGTGGTGAGGCATCCACCGGTTCTaatgagaagaaaaagaaaaataaaacgaAAAAGATTCCAAGACTTGATGATTACCTAAACCAAAGAGACTACCTGGGAGCTCTGACTCTATTAGAG TTCCAGCGTAATGGCGGTGAGTCAGCAGAGCATGCAGACCTTTGGATCGGCTACTGTGCCTTTCATTTGGGGGACCACAAGAGAGCAATGGAG gagTACAAGGCGCTCACTTTGAGGCCGGAGTGTCCAGAGGATGTTTGGGTATATTTGGGCTGTTCGCTCTTTTTCCTGGGGCTTTATAAAGAGGCGGAGGAGACGGCAATAAAAG GGCCAAAATCTCAGCTTCAGAATCGCCTACTCTTTCATTTGGCTCATAAG TTCAATGATGAAAAGAAGCTGATGGGTTTCCATCAGAACCTGGAGGACGTGACTGAGGATCAACTGAGCTTGGCTTCTATTCATTACATGCGCTCTCATTACCAGGAGGCCATTGACATCTACAAACGCATCCTACTGCAGAACAG AGACTTTCTTGCCCTGAATGTGTATGTGGCTTTGTGTTACTATAAGCTGGATTATTATGACGTGTCTCAGGAGGTGTTGGCTGTGTATCTGCAGAGTATTCCTGACTCAACTATCGCCCTCAACCTCAAAGCCTGCAACCACTTCAGACTCTACAATGGCAAAGCTGCTGAG ACGGAGTTGAAGAACCTTATAGATATCTCCTCCAGCTCGTTTCAGTTTGCTAAAGAACTTATTCAGCACAATCTGGTGGTGTTTCGTGGGGGTGAGGGGGCCTTGCAGGTTTTGCCTCCTCTGATTGACGTCATATCAGAGGCTAGACTCAACCTGGTCATCTATTATCTCAGACAAG ATGATATTCAGGAAGCCTACAAACTCATCAAAGACCTTGAGCCCACCACACCCCAG GAATATATTCTGAAGGGGGTGGTGAATGCTGCTTTAGGACAAGAAATTGGATCG AGGGACCATTTAAAAATCGCCCAGCAGTTTTTCCAGCTGGTTGGAGGCTCAGCCAGTGAATGCG acACAATACCGGGCAGACAGTGTATGGCGTCTTGTTTCTTCCTGCTGAAACAGTTTGAAGATGTACTAATATATCTCAACTCTGTCAAG AGTTACTTCTACAACGATGACACATTCAGCTTTAACTATGCCCAGGCCAAGGCTGCCCTGGGGAACTACAGGGAGGCTGAAGAG GTGTTCCTGCTCATCCAGAATGAGAAGATCAAGAATGATTATGTTTACCTGAGCTGGTTGGCACGCTGCT ACATCATGAATCAGAAGGCTCGACAGGCCTGGGAGCTTTATCTGAGGCTGGAAACCTCATCTGACCCGTTCAGCCTCCTGCAGCTCATCGCGAATGACTGCTACAAG ATGGGGCAGTTCTACTATGCAGCTAAAGCGTTTGATGCTCTAGAGAGACTGGATCAGAACCCTGAGTACTGGGAGGGGAAGCGTGGAGCATGTGTTGGGATCTTTCAGCTCATACTGGCAGGCCGAGAGCCCAG agaGACACTGAAGGAGGTTTTGCCGATGTTGAGAAGCACTGGCAACCCACAAGTTGAATACATCATTCGCATCATGAAGAAATGGGCCAAAGACAACAGAGTGGCTCTCTGA
- the ift56 gene encoding intraflagellar transport protein 56 isoform X1: MLLSRMKPAVGGEASTGSNEKKKKNKTKKIPRLDDYLNQRDYLGALTLLEFQRNGGESAEHADLWIGYCAFHLGDHKRAMEEYKALTLRPECPEDVWVYLGCSLFFLGLYKEAEETAIKGPKSQLQNRLLFHLAHKFNDEKKLMGFHQNLEDVTEDQLSLASIHYMRSHYQEAIDIYKRILLQNRDFLALNVYVALCYYKLDYYDVSQEVLAVYLQSIPDSTIALNLKACNHFRLYNGKAAETELKNLIDISSSSFQFAKELIQHNLVVFRGGEGALQVLPPLIDVISEARLNLVIYYLRQDDIQEAYKLIKDLEPTTPQEYILKGVVNAALGQEIGSVRERDHLKIAQQFFQLVGGSASECDTIPGRQCMASCFFLLKQFEDVLIYLNSVKSYFYNDDTFSFNYAQAKAALGNYREAEEVFLLIQNEKIKNDYVYLSWLARCYIMNQKARQAWELYLRLETSSDPFSLLQLIANDCYKMGQFYYAAKAFDALERLDQNPEYWEGKRGACVGIFQLILAGREPRETLKEVLPMLRSTGNPQVEYIIRIMKKWAKDNRVAL; this comes from the exons ATG CTCTTGTCACGGATGAAACCAGCAGTGGGTGGTGAGGCATCCACCGGTTCTaatgagaagaaaaagaaaaataaaacgaAAAAGATTCCAAGACTTGATGATTACCTAAACCAAAGAGACTACCTGGGAGCTCTGACTCTATTAGAG TTCCAGCGTAATGGCGGTGAGTCAGCAGAGCATGCAGACCTTTGGATCGGCTACTGTGCCTTTCATTTGGGGGACCACAAGAGAGCAATGGAG gagTACAAGGCGCTCACTTTGAGGCCGGAGTGTCCAGAGGATGTTTGGGTATATTTGGGCTGTTCGCTCTTTTTCCTGGGGCTTTATAAAGAGGCGGAGGAGACGGCAATAAAAG GGCCAAAATCTCAGCTTCAGAATCGCCTACTCTTTCATTTGGCTCATAAG TTCAATGATGAAAAGAAGCTGATGGGTTTCCATCAGAACCTGGAGGACGTGACTGAGGATCAACTGAGCTTGGCTTCTATTCATTACATGCGCTCTCATTACCAGGAGGCCATTGACATCTACAAACGCATCCTACTGCAGAACAG AGACTTTCTTGCCCTGAATGTGTATGTGGCTTTGTGTTACTATAAGCTGGATTATTATGACGTGTCTCAGGAGGTGTTGGCTGTGTATCTGCAGAGTATTCCTGACTCAACTATCGCCCTCAACCTCAAAGCCTGCAACCACTTCAGACTCTACAATGGCAAAGCTGCTGAG ACGGAGTTGAAGAACCTTATAGATATCTCCTCCAGCTCGTTTCAGTTTGCTAAAGAACTTATTCAGCACAATCTGGTGGTGTTTCGTGGGGGTGAGGGGGCCTTGCAGGTTTTGCCTCCTCTGATTGACGTCATATCAGAGGCTAGACTCAACCTGGTCATCTATTATCTCAGACAAG ATGATATTCAGGAAGCCTACAAACTCATCAAAGACCTTGAGCCCACCACACCCCAG GAATATATTCTGAAGGGGGTGGTGAATGCTGCTTTAGGACAAGAAATTGGATCGGTTCGTGAG AGGGACCATTTAAAAATCGCCCAGCAGTTTTTCCAGCTGGTTGGAGGCTCAGCCAGTGAATGCG acACAATACCGGGCAGACAGTGTATGGCGTCTTGTTTCTTCCTGCTGAAACAGTTTGAAGATGTACTAATATATCTCAACTCTGTCAAG AGTTACTTCTACAACGATGACACATTCAGCTTTAACTATGCCCAGGCCAAGGCTGCCCTGGGGAACTACAGGGAGGCTGAAGAG GTGTTCCTGCTCATCCAGAATGAGAAGATCAAGAATGATTATGTTTACCTGAGCTGGTTGGCACGCTGCT ACATCATGAATCAGAAGGCTCGACAGGCCTGGGAGCTTTATCTGAGGCTGGAAACCTCATCTGACCCGTTCAGCCTCCTGCAGCTCATCGCGAATGACTGCTACAAG ATGGGGCAGTTCTACTATGCAGCTAAAGCGTTTGATGCTCTAGAGAGACTGGATCAGAACCCTGAGTACTGGGAGGGGAAGCGTGGAGCATGTGTTGGGATCTTTCAGCTCATACTGGCAGGCCGAGAGCCCAG agaGACACTGAAGGAGGTTTTGCCGATGTTGAGAAGCACTGGCAACCCACAAGTTGAATACATCATTCGCATCATGAAGAAATGGGCCAAAGACAACAGAGTGGCTCTCTGA
- the rpsa gene encoding small ribosomal subunit protein uS2, with product MSGGLDVLQMKEEDVLKFLAAGTHLGGTNLDFQMEHYVYKRKSDGVYIINLKKTWEKLLLAARAIVAIENPADVCVISSRNTGQRAVLKFASATGSTTFAGRFTPGTFTNQIQAAFREPRLLIVTDPRADHQPLTEASYVNIPTIALCNTDSPLRYVDIAIPCNNKGPHSVGLMWWMLAREVLRMRGTISREHPWEVMPDLYFYRDPEEIEKEEQAAAEKAVGKEEFQGEWTAPVPDFNQPEVADWSEGVQVPSVPIQQFPAGIEAPAKPAPAEVYAEDWSAQPATEDWSAAPTAQAGDWGGATADWS from the exons ATGTCCGGAGGTCTGGATGTCCTTCAAATGAAGGAGGAGGATGTGCTGAAGTTCCTGGCCGCAGGAACCCATCTGGGAGGAACCAACCTGGACTTCCAGATGGAACACTATGTCTACAAGAGAAAGAGTGACG GCGTGTACATCATCAACCTTAAAAAGACCTGGGAGAAACTGCTGTTGGCTGCTCGTGCTATTGTTGCCATTGAGAATCCAGCTGATGTCTGCGTTATCTCTTCCAGAAACACTGGCCAG AGAGCTGTGCTCAAGTTCGCCTCTGCCACTGGCTCGACCACTTTCGCTGGTCGTTTCACTCCTGGAACCTTCACCAATCAGATTCAGGCTGCTTTCAGGGAGCCCCGCCTCCTGATCGTGACCGATCCTCGTGCTGACCACCAGCCACTGACCGAAGCCTCTTACGTCAACATCCCAACCATTGCCCTCTGCAACACAGACTCTCCTCTGAGATATGTCGACATTGCCATCCCATGCAATAACAAA GGTCCCCACTCTGTGGGTTTGATGTGGTGGATGTTGGCCCGAGAGGTGCTGAGGATGAGGGGCACCATCTCCAGAGAGCACCCATGGGAGGTCATGCCTGATCTGTACTTTTACAGAGATCCTGAAGAG ATTGAGAAGGAAGAGCAGGCTGCTGCTGAGAAGGCTGTTGGTAAGGAGGAGTTCCAGGGTGAATGGACCGCTCCAGTCCCTGACTTCAACCAGCCTGAGGTTGCTGACTGGTCTGAAGGTGTTCAGGTTCCATCTGTGCCCATCCAGCAGTTCCCAGCTGGCATAGAGG CTCCTGCCAAACCTGCACCAGCTGAGGTGTATGCAG AGGACTGGAGTGCTCAGCCCGCCACAGAGGACTGGTCTGCTGCCCCCACCGCTCAGGCCGGAGACTGGGGCGGCGCCACCGCTGACTGGTCTTAA